One window of the Populus trichocarpa isolate Nisqually-1 chromosome 9, P.trichocarpa_v4.1, whole genome shotgun sequence genome contains the following:
- the LOC18102185 gene encoding proteinaceous RNase P 2 — protein MAMASSSNKKKPKKNQTPESQFNYNLNFYSKSKDLHSAISLYDTAISQDTRLNQHGFNTLLYLCSVSLNDPSTEELALRCGLRIFDHMVSNGIKPNEASITAVARLAAAKGDGDYAFDLVKNVGAYNELPRLRTYDPALFCFCEKLEAHKAYEVEEHMGSMGVGLEEGEIAALLKVSVESRNEKRVYGYLQKLRKMVRRVRGETAKVIEHWFAVFEGSGVELDVDLVREAVSRNGGGWHGLGWIGKGKWVLKRGSVDVGGKCCCCGEQLVSVDIDDDETERFAESVAGLAMEREVNANFSEFQNWLEEHANYEAIVDGANIGLYQQNFAEGGFSISQLDAVVKDLYNQSGKKWPLIIMHNKRLRALLQNPSTRELIQEWIEKDVLYTTPQGSNDDWYWLYAAVKLRCLLVTNDEMRDHIFELLGSDFFIKWKERHQVRYTFVKGKLELQMPPLFSVVIQESEHGSWHVPVAGNGNDSPQSWLCVSRPRACDALEEDSCMEGSKDSNDICCNSKLLSFGRPESLTSCKNKLQSQASFQESDNKITALTCKRKERSPSPSYLHVPCDQRHQ, from the exons ATGGCTATGGCTTCCTCATCCAAcaaaaagaaacccaaaaaaaaccaaaccccaGAATCGCAATTCAACTACAACctcaatttttattcaaaatccaAAGACTTACACTCTGCTATTTCCCTCTACGACACGGCAATATCCCAAGACACTCGTCTCAATCAACACGGCTTCAACACTCTCCTTTACCTCTGTTCAGTATCCCTCAATGACCCATCGACGGAAGAGTTGGCTTTACGATGTGGGCTTCGAATATTTGATCACATGGTGTCTAATGGGATCAAACCCAATGAAGCCTCAATCACAGCTGTTGCTAGACTAGCTGCTGCTAAAGGAGATGGTGATTATGCTTTTGACTTGGTTAAAAATGTTGGGGCTTATAATGAATTGCCAAGGTTGAGGACTTACGATCCTgcattgttttgtttctgtgaGAAGTTGGAGGCTCATAAGGCTTATGAAGTGGAGGAGCATATGGGGAGTATGGGGGTGGGTTTAGAAGAGGGGGAGATTGCGGCATTGTTGAAAGTTAGTGTAGAGAGTAGAAATGAGAAGAGGGTTTATGGGTATTTGCAGAAATTGAGGAAGATGGTGAGGCGTGTGAGAGGAGAGACCGCGAAGGTCATTGAGCATTGGTTTGCGGTTTTTGAGGGTAGTGGGGTGGAATTGGATGTGGATTTGGTGAGAGAGGCGGTTTCGAGGAATGGGGGAGGGTGGCATGGGCTGGGATGGATTGGGAAAGGGAAGTGGGTGCTGAAGAGAGGGAGTGTGGATGTTGGTGGAAAGTGTTGTTGTTGCGGGGAGCAGCTGGTTTCTGttgatattgatgatgatgaaaccGAGAGGTTTGCTGAATCTGTTGCTGGATTGGCTATGGAAAGGGAGGTTAATGCTAATTTTAGCGAGTTTCAG AATTGGCTAGAAGAACATGCCAACTATGAAGCAATAGTAGATGGAGCAAATATTGGACTTTATCAGCAGAATTTTGCAGAAGGCGGATTTAGCATTTCTCAG CTTGATGCTGTTGTAAAAGACCTATACAATCAGAGTGGGAAAAAATGGCCACTTATTATTATGCACAATAAGCGTCTTCGAGCACTCCTACAGAATCCTTCCACTAGAGAGCTGATTCAAGAGTGGATAGAAAAGGATGTTCTTTATACCACGCCTCAAGGCTCCAATGATGATTG GTATTGGCTATATGCTGCTGTCAAACTTAGATGCTTGCTAGTGACAAACGATGAAATGCGAGATCACATTTTCGAACTACTAGGAAGTGACTTCTTTATCAAGTGGAAAGAAAGACATCAA GTTCGATATACTTTTGTCAAAGGGAAGCTGGAACTTCAAATGCCACCACTGTTTTCAGTAGTCATCCAG GAATCAGAACATGGATCATGGCATGTTCCTGTAGCAGGCAATGGTAATGATTCTCCTCAAAGCTGGCTGTGCGTTTCCCGGCCAAGAGCTTGTGATGCTCTTGAAGAAGATTCGTGCATGGAAGGGTCAAAAGACAGTAATGATATTTGCTGCAATAGTAAGTTACTGAGCTTTGGCAGACCAGAAAGTCTTACAAGTTGCAAAAATAAACTCCAGAGCCAAGCTTCTTTTCAAGAATCTGACAATAAAATCACAGCACTGACGTGCAAAAGGAAAGAGAGGTCCCCATCTCCTTCGTATCTACATGTTCCTTGTGACCAGCGCCATCAGTAG